The Aestuariibaculum lutulentum genome segment TTCAGCAAACAACAAGAGAAATTCCTGTGCTAAATGCTACAGAGTATGCTTTGATAGTTAATGAGGCGCATGCTGCCGGAGGGAGTGCCATTCCTTTTCCGGATGTGTCAAATTTAGGCTCGGGTACAGATTGGCAGGATAAAGTGTTTAGTAATGCTTTTATTACCAATCATAATATATTGTTTAAAGGCGGAACAAAGAATTCTTATTATTCTTATAGTGGATCGTTTTTAACTCAAGATGGTATTGTTGGCGGACCAAGATCAAACTTCACACGTTTTACAAATAACATAAGTTATAATGTGGACTTTCTGAAGAATTTTAAATTCACTTCAGGGTTAATGTTGATAAGAACGAGTAAACGAAACCTTCCGGAAAATTCTAATTCATCTGTTTTATTTAATGCCTTAAATATGGCACCAACATTTACAGTTAGAGATGAAGAAGGGGCTTATACTTTAGCCGAAGGGTTAGGAGGAGAGGTTATTAATCCTTTAGCTCAAATCGATGACACCCACGACCGAGGAAAGGTTCTAAAACTTAGCGGTAACGCAGGATTATCTTATAACTTTTTAGATCATTTTACAGCTCAAACCAATATTCAGTGGAATTATTCCGAAGTGAGTTCTAATATCTTTAATCCGGTTGCATATTTTGGTAGTGGTAAAAATAGTAATGTTGACAGGAGTTCTATTGTAACAACTTTAGACCATTACAGAGATTATACATTTGATGCTTTTGTTAAGTATCAAAATTCAATTAATGACACTCATAATATTAATGTGCTTTTAGGAACCTCGGTTTTTAAAACAACAGGAGAGTTTTCAGGTTTAACAGGATATGATGTCACCATAGCAAATCCATCAATGGATGCGGCTTCAGATATTGAAGATCGTTACGAGGCGCAGGGAAGAAACCCTACATTCGATTCTCGATTATTATCATATTTCACAAGACTTCAGTACGACTATAAAGGCAAGTATTTGTTTTCAGCAGTACTTCGTCGTGATGGGTCAACTAAATTCGGACCGGAAAATAAATTCGGATTCTTCCCTTCAGGATCAATTGGATGGGTAGCTTCAGATGAATCGTTTCTTTCAGAAAGTGAGTTTTTCGATTTATTAAAGTTCAGAGCCTCTTACGGTATTTTGGGTAACGATAGAATTCCAGATTACCGTTTTGTATCACTCTTAAATGGTGAAGGAACTTATATCTTTAATGATAACGAAGTGTTTGGTGTTGCTAGCGGAGCCATTTCAAACCCAGGTATTAAATGGGAAAAACAAAAGACTTTAGATGTTGGTGTCGATATGCGTTTTGTTGATAATAAAATTGACATTACTGCCGATTATTTTAAAAAACGTACTGAAGATTTATTAGTTATTCCTCAAGTTTCCGGATTGCTGGGAACTGGTGGTGCGCCAGTTATAAATGGTGGTATTATCGAGAATACAGGATTTGAATTTGCTATTGGATATACCGATAATTTCAGCGACGATTTTAAATTCAGTGTGCGATACAACTTAACAACTCTTAAAAACGAAGTGATTTCGGTAAATACCGATGGCGACTTTTTAACTGGTGGTTCTTTTGGTATCGGTCAGCCAACGCCTTCAAGAATGGAAGCAGGCTATCCTATAGGTTATTTTAGAGGTTATAAAACCGATGGTATTTTTCAAAATCAAGATGAAGTTGATAATTATCCAACAATTGATGAACGTGTTCAGTCGGGTGATTTAAGATTTGTAGATATTAACGACGACGGTGTTATTAACGATGATGATAAGACGAACATCGGAGACCCGATTCCGGATGCAACTATGGGGCTTAACCTGTCTATGGACTTTAAAAACTTCGATTTTTCAGCTTACGCTTTTGCATCTGTAGGCAATGAGATTGTTAGGAATTTTGAGCGTAATCAGGCGCTGACAAACAAGACGGTTTATTATCTGGACCGTTGGACGGGTGAAGGCTCAACAAATGCAACCCCTCGAGTAACAACGGGAGCGACTTCCAATATTCTGTTTTCAGATTTTTATGTTGAAGATGGCTCATTTGTAAGACTTCAAAATGTACAGTTAGGCTACACGTTTGGAGACAAGGTTTTTGGTAATTCCAAGATCAATAAGCTTCGTTTATATGTGTCGGCAAGTAATTTGTTTACACTTACTAAGTATTCTGGCTACGACCCAACAGCGTCTAGTGGCGCTCCAATTGGAGGCGGAATCGATCAGGGATTCTACCCGAGTGCCAGAACGTATTTATTCGGTGTTAACTTAAAATTCTAATCTCATCATGAAAAATATAAAACTAAATATAATCTTACTGATGGTACTTATCACTTGGTCATGCAGTGACAGCTTTGTTGATGTAGACTCAGAAGATACGAATTCAGAAGACTTTTTTAATTCCGAAAAGGATTATCAGGATGCCTTGGTTGCCGCTTACGATTATTTACAGGCTACGGCAAGAAATGTTCAGCTTGGTGAAATTGCTTCAGATAATACGTTGTGTGGCGGTGAAAGTGCTACCGATGTGATTGGCTTTCAGGAAATAGACGATATGATTCATACCCCTATTAATGCTAATTTAAGAGAAATCTGGACTTGGATGTATACGGGCGTGAATCGTGCAAATTACATTATGGAATTTCAGGATAAGTTAGATTTTCCTAATAAGACCAGTGTAATTGCGCAAACCAGATTTTTAAGAGCATATTATTATTTCGAACTGGTAAAATGGTTTGGAGATGTGCCTTTAGCCATCGATAAGCGTATTCAGTTTGGAGAACAATTTAATATCGATCGCGCGCCAGCATCAGATGTTTATGATTTGATTGAACAAGATTTAATCTTTGCATCTGCTAATCTGCCATATACACAAAGTGAAACCGGTCGCGTGACCAAAGGTGCTGCTCAGGCTTTATTAGGCAAAGCGTACTTGTATCAAAATAAATTCTCTGAATCAGCAACGGTTTTGGAAGATTTGATAAACAATGGGCCGCATAGATTGTTGTCTTCAGAAGAAGCGCCGTTAATGTTTGAAAATGAATATGAAAACAATATTGAATCGGTATTTGAAATCCAGTATTCCGATGTTGATGGTGGTAGTTATGATTGTTTTCAGTGTTTGGAAGGGAATTATGCAGTTGGGTTTAATGGGGTTAGAAGTTATGATGGACCACTTTACGACTTCGGATATAGTTTTAATGTGCCAACTCAAGAGGTCGTTGATGCTTTCGAAGATGGAGATATTCGATTAGGCTATTCTATTTTAGATATAGAGGCCTGGGCAGAAGAAACCGGAGCGACTTATACGACAGGTTATGAGCATACTGGGTATTTCAATTTAAAGTATATCGCCAGAAAGGGTGATTTAAATCAACCAGATGCAGCGTTAACCAATCCTAATAATTATAGATCCATTCGTTTTGCCGATGTTTTATTAATGGCTGCTGAAGCTTTAAATAGGGGTAGTATTAGTGATACGCGCGCCGTCGAATATTTGAATATGGTAAGAACCAGAGCTACTTTGTCTCCTTTAAGCTTATCGGGATCTAACCTTACAAATGCCATTTACAAAGAACGTCGTGTAGAATTGGTGGGAGAAGGGCATCGTTTCTTCGATTTGGTAAGAACAGGACGAGCAGCTCAGGAAATTGACGGGTTTGTTTCCGGTAAACATGAGGTATTCCCAATACCAGTTGAGGAGATTGAATTGTCTGGAGGCAGATGGAACCAAAACCCAGGATACTAAAAAACGACATTATGAAAACATTAAAATATATATACAGTTTATGTCTAATGCTGCTAATTGTTTTTAATTGTAGCGACGACGATAGCTTCGAGTATTTAGACGATATCGTAGCGCCTTCAGGGGTTACGGCAACCTTTCTTCCGGTGTTAGATGAAGCTAATGGAGATTTAGGTTTAATAACCATTACACCAAATGCCGTGGGAGCGTCATCGTATAATATCGATTTTGGTGATGGCACAACAGAAAAGGCAAAAGTAATGCAGGGGGAAAGTGTAGTACATAAATATGCTGAAAAACCTGAAGGTGAATTTTATACGGTAACTATTGAAGCTGTGGGATTGTCAGGATTAAAAACTTCGGCAACAGAAAATCTTGAGGTTGTATTTAAAGCACCAGAATTAAGTTGTGATATTGTTAATGCTTCCGATATTAAAATCTCAAATAATGAAGCCATTTCAAAACAAGTGGATGTTCAGGTTAGTGCAAAATACGGATTGAGTTATGAGGTGTATTTTGGGGAGGAAGGTAATGACGAACCTTTGGCAGCTAATATTGGTGACCCAGTATCCTATGTTTATCAGGAACCGGGAACTTATAGTATTAAAATTGTAGCTATGAGTGCTTCTTCTCAAACTACAGAATGTACTTTCGATTTTGAAGTTACTGAGATTTTACAACCTATAGAATCTGCTCCTTCACCACCAAATAGAGAAGACCAGGATGTGATTTCAATTTACAGTGCTAAATACAATGATGTTGCTGGTACCAATTATTTCCCAGATTGGGGACAAGCTGGTCAGGGAAGTGGCTGGGCTACCTTTGATTTAAACGGTGATGAAATGTTACAATACATTAATCTAAGTTATCAGGGAATTGCGCTAGCCGACGGAACGACTGTTGATGTATCCGGGATGAAATACTTACACCTTGATGTTTGGACAGCTTCTGAAGGTTTGAAAATAGAAACCTCTTTAATTAATAATGCTTCTGGAACAGTAACTGAAAAACCAGTTTGGCGTGATTTAACATCAGGAGAATGGACAAGTCTTGATATTCCAATTTCAGAATACACAGATCAAGGGCTTACGGTAACCGAAATATTCCAAATGAAATTTGTTGGAGATCCTTGGGCGACGGGGACAGTGTTTATTGATAATATCTATTTCTATAAACCTTCAACGGTAGCAGAAACACCAGAATACAATGCGCCTGGACCTACTCAAAATGCATCGAATGTGGTGTCTATTTACAGTGATGCTTATACCACCGTTGGTATAAGTGAGTTAAATCCGAATTGGGGACAAACCACAACGTTGACAGAAGTGAACCTTAACGGAAATAATATCTGGTTGTATGAAGCATTAAATTATACGGGCATTGTAACTGATTATGGTAACCCAACCAATCTGGCCAGTATGGATTATGTGCATTTCGATTATTTTACGCCAGACGCAGAAGCTTTAGGCTTAAAAATAGTAAATACTGTAGTTAATCAGGAAGATATTGTATTCGTTGATGAAATTGTTCGAGGTACCTGGGTAAGTGTAACCATTCCAATGTCTGAATTCAATATTGATGCTTCAGCGGTAACGCAACTGTTGTTTGATACGGCAGGAGGAAGTGCCAAAGTGTATATAGATAATCTTTATTTTTATTCAGATAGTACAAGTCAACCAGAAGTAACAGCCCCTGTGCCTACTATTGCTCAGGCCGATGTGGTTTCTATTTACAGCGATGCTTACACAGGAGTGACATTAAATGAGGTAAATCCAGGGTGGGGACAAACAACAACCTTGACTGATTACAGTGTTTCAGGTGATAATATATGGCTGTACGAATCTTTAAACTATTCTGGAATTGTTACCGATTATGGGAATCCTACAGATTTAACAGGAGTGAAATATCTGCATTTTGATTATTATACACCTGATGCTACGACCTTAGGGTTTAAAATAGTAAATACGACTTTCGACCCTGCAATGGAAGACATTGTGTTTTTACCTAAAGTTATTACCGGAACTTGGATAAGCGTCACTATTCCGTTGTCAAAATACAATCTTGATTTTTCGAATATTACGCAGTTAATATGGGACACTTCAGGAGGCAGTTCAACGGTGTATGTCGACAATATTTACTTTCATAATTAAGAATAAAAAAACAGAAAGATGAAAACACTAAAATATATATTAATTCCGATTTGTGCAGTTTTATTCTTTACGATGAGCTGTCAGGATGAAGATTTAGAAATAGGTGATATAATAACACCTACTAATATTCAGATGGATGTCGAGATTATTGGAGTAGATGCCAGTAATCCCAATGGTGATGGTACTGGTTTTGTAAAATTTTCAGCTAAAGCCGATAATGCCTTTACTTATATTTTCAATTTTGGAGACGATACCGATAACGTAGTTTCAACAGGAGAGGCAATGCACCGTTTTACTCAAGTTGGCGTTAATGCTTATACCGTAACAGTGATTGCATCAGGTACAGGTGGCGCACAAAGTTCGAAGTCTATGATTGTAGAAGTCTATAGTTCGTTCGAAGATCAGGAGGCTAAAGATTTCTTAAGTGGAGGCCCCGGGACCAGTAAAACCTGGTATTGGGCAGCCGATAAGCCATCAAATATAGGTTTAGGCCCTAATGAAGTTTCAAGTGGAGGAGAACATAGATATCCGGCCTGGTTTCAGTCTAATGCCTGGCACCCTGATAAATTATGTATGTACGATGCCGAAATGGTCTTTACCCAGGCCGCTGATGGTACTTTAACTTTTGAACAAACTGTAGGGGATGCTTATGTTCCAGGCACCTATGCTGGTAATTTAGGTGTGACTGGTGATACATGTCATGGTGCAGATGTAGTGCCCTCTTTAGCTGGCGTTAAAAATGTACAGTTGGTGCCTTCTACATCTATTGCCACTATCGATCAAAATGACCCTGATAATGAACCTTATCGAGGAACAACCATTAATTTTTCAGATGGTGGTTTTATGAGCTGGTATGTGGGTAGTAGTAGTTTTGAAATCATAGAAATTACAGATAGCACGCTGGAAGTTCGGGTTACTGAACCCGGTTATGCCTGGTATTGCTTATTTCAAACAGAAAAACCAGTTCAACCCTAATTTGATATATAGCTATAGCAGGAGGTTATTTAATTAATCTCCTGCATTTAGAAAATTTCAAACAAAATATAATGATAAAAAAGATGCTTTATATTCTAAATATAGGCTTATGGCTGCTATTGTCTTGTTCAGGAGGTAGCGATGATGTAAGCCCACCAGATACCCCAAAAGATATTATACCTACTAATTTAACCTTAATGGTTGATGTTTTGGGAACAGACACTAATAATCCTAATGGAGATGGCTCTGGAGTAATTACTGTCTCGATACATGCAGATAATGCCGATTCCTATGGTTTTAAAGTAGAATCTCAACAGGAAGTTAAAAATACAACCGGTGTTTTTGAATATACATTTATTAATGAAGGCACTAATGAATATGTAATCACTGCATTTGCATATTCCAAAACAGGCCATGAGGTAAGTACGTTTAAAAAAATGCTGGTTTACGTCAATTCCGGAGAACTACAATTAGTTTGGTCTGATGATTTTGATACCGATGGTGTTCCCGACGCTTCAAAATGGGGGTACGATATAGGTAATGGTTGTCCCGATATTTGTGGCTGGGGAAATGGCGAAAACCAATTTTATACCAACCGTTCAGATAATGTAAAAGTAGAAAACGGTCTGTTGAAAATTATTGCTAAAAAGGAAGATTATCAGGGCTCGGCCTATACCTCCGCAAGATTATTGACTAAAGATAAATATGAGTTTACCTATGGTCGGGTTGATGTGAGAGTAAAATTACCAAGCGGACAAGGCACATGGCCTGCTATTTGGATGCTTGGCGCTAATATTGATGAAGTAGGTTGGCCCGAATGTGGTGAAATAGATATCATGGAACATTGGGGGCATAATGCAACTGTGGTTTCAAGTGCCACACATACCTTATCTTGCTCTGGAGGTTGCGAAAATGTAAAAGTAGGAGAAACCACTGTGACCGACTACGCGACATCATTTCACGTATATTCCTTAATTTGGAACGAAGACGAACTACAGTTTTTGATTGATGGCGATTTAAAATATACTTATAATCCAGCCACTAAGAATGTGACTACCTGGCCGTATAATAAACCACAGTTTTTGATTTTAAATGTAGCACTTGGTGGAAGTTGGTTTACCATTGATCCCAACTTTACTGAAGCTGTTATGGAGATTGATTACGTAAAAGTATACCAATAATATGAAAACAAAATACATATATAAGATACTTATATTGCTTTTCATTTTTAACAGTTCATGTAAAGAAAATGCAAAAGGAAATACTGAAATAAAACCAGATGGTATTGAACAAAAAGTAACCAGTTTATTAGCTAAAATGACGTTGGAAGAAAAAATTGGCCAGATGAATCAGTACAACGGGTTTTGGGATGTTACGGGTCCAATGCCGTCTTCGGGCGATGCTGCTAAAAAGTACGAGCATTTAAAGAAAGGTTACGTTGGCTCGATGTTAAATGTACGCGGTGTTAAAGAGGTTAAAGCTGTTCAAAAAATTGCGGTTGAAGAAACCCGATTAGGAATTCCGTTAATTATTGGTTTCGATGTGATTCACGGTTATGAAACTTTAAGTCCTATTCCATTAGCAGAAGCTTCCAGTTGGGATTTAGAAGCCATTAAAAAATCTGCTGAGGTAGCAGCTAAAGAGGCGGCCGCAGCAGGAATTAACTGGACATTTGCACCAATGGTTGATATTTCAAGAGATGCCCGTTGGGGACGTGTTATGGAAGGAGCTGGGGAAGATCCGTTTTTGGGAAGTAAAATAGCTGTAGCTCGCGTAGAAGGATTTCAAGGTGATGATTTATCATCTTCAGAAACCATTGCGGCTTGTGCCAAACATTGGGCAGGCTATGGTTTTTCAGAATCTGGAAGAGATTATAATACCGTTGATGTTGGCACGTCGACATTAAATAACATCATTTTTCCACCGTTTAAGGCTGCAGCCGATGCCGGCGTGAAAACTTTTATGAATTCGTTTAATGAATTAAATGGTATTCCGGCAACTGGAAATGCTTTTTTGCAGCGTGACATTTTAAAAGGAAAATGGAATTATGATGGTTTTGTAGTTTCCGACTGGGGCTCTATTAACGAAATGATGGCGCATGGTTTTGCAGAAGATAAAAAAGCTGCCGCAAAATTGGCTGTAACCGCTGGGTCTGATATGGACATGGAATCGTATGCTTATGTTGATGAATTAGCGAATCTAGTGAGTGAAGGACAAGTTGATGAAGCTTTAATTGATGATGCGGTAAAGCGCATTCTAAGAGTAAAGTTTGAATTAGGACTGTTCGATGATCCTTACAAATATTGTGACAGCGAAACTGAAAAGGAAGTAATAGGTAGCAAAGAAATTAATGATGCTGTTTTAGATGTCGCTAAGAAATCAATTGTGCTTTTAAAGAATGAGAATCAGATTTTACCATTAAAGAAAAGTGGTCAGAATATAGCTTTAATAGGAGCCTTGGCTGCAGATAAAACAAGTCCTTTAGGAAGTTGGCGTATTGCAGCTAAAGACAGTACTGCGATATCGGTTTTAGAAGGGATGCAGCAGTATTCAGAAAATAAACTAATGTATGCTAAGGGAGCCGATTTAGTTTATGGGGAAACCACCTTTGCAAAGGAATTAAATATTAATATTTCGGATAAAAGTGAGTTTTCTGAAGCTGTTTCAGTGGCTAAAAGTGCGGATGTTGTGGTCATGGTTCTAGGGGAGCATGGTTTTCAAAGTGGAGAAGCCAGAAGTAGAACTAATTTAGATTTACCGGGTGTTCAGCAGGAATTATTGGAAGCTGTTTTTTCTGTAAACAAGAATATTGTTTTGGTATTAAATAATGGAAGACCATTAGCAATTACCTGGGCAGATAAACATATTCCGGCAATTGTAGAGGCTTGGCAGTTGGGAACACAGAGTGGTCATGCCATAGCACAGGTGTTGTATGGTGATTATAACCCAAGTGGAAAGTTACCTATGTCTTTCCCAAGGCATGTGGGGCAAGTTCCAATTTATTACAATTATAAGAATACGGGAAGGCCAGTTATTCCGGCTCCAAATGAAGTGTTTTGGTCACATTATACAGATGAAAGCAATAAGCCATTATATCCTTTTGGACATGGTTTAAGTTACACAACATTTTCTTATTCTAACCTTCAAATTGAAAAAGTCAATGAAGATGAGGTAGAAGTTTCGGTAGATGTTAAAAATACAGGTGATGTTCAGGGGAAGGAAGTTGTTCAGTTATATATAAGAGATTTGGTAGCAAGTATAACGCGGCCAGTAAAAGAGTTAAAAGGATTTGAGTTAATAGCTTTAAATCCTTACGAGAAAAGGACGGTAAAATTTATTTTAACCAAAAATGAATTAGGCTTCTTTGATAACTCTGGAGTGTTTGTTTTTGAGTCAGGTGACTTTAAAGTTTTTGTTGGTGGAAGTTCTGAAACTGTTTTAGAACAGGATTTTGAACTTTAATCTAGTTTAGTTGGTAAAAAGCCTTTCAGTTTTTATTGAAAGGCTTTTTTATTATAAAATTGAATTTTTAATCTTCTAAGGTATTTAATATTTGCGCAAAATTAGCTTTAGTCGTTAAGACCTTATTTGTGACTTCAATATTTTTTAATTCGGTTTCTATAAGTTTGGCTTCACGATAATTAATTAGAAATAAGGAGCCTTCTCCAAGTTCAAATTTTTTCTCCTCGGCTACCACCAATTGTTTGTAATCATTAACCAGATTTTGCACAATATCACTTTGTTTTTCGTATGATTCGATTTCCTGTTGTACTGCATTGATTTTGTTTAGTAAAGTGACTTTGGTTGACGATAAATTAAAATCGATATCCTGCAATTTTAGTTTCGTTAGTTTTAAATCAGCCCGTTCTTTACGCAGAAACAGAGGCATACTAATATTTAGTCCGGCTTTATAGTTTTGCGTGTTTAGGGTGTTTAAGTTTTCGTAATCACTTGTTAAAAAGTTGTATTGTACATCTATTTTCGGAAGCAGATTATTATTGTTTAAACGTTTTTCAAAAATTAATTGTTGCCTTTGCAAAGCTAAAGCTTGTATTTTAGGATGATTTTCAAGAAGATCATCTGAAATTTCAAGGAGACTACTATTTAAAACTCTATCTGCTATAAATGGTGAATTTACATCGGGGATTAAGCTATAGTCAAGTTCAACAGGAGTATTATCTTCTAACCACAGGTAATTGGATAATTCCAGTTGAGATTTAATGTATTTAATACGCGATTTTTCAACATCCAGTGCTCTGTTTTTATAATTGATGCTGGCCTCTAAAGTATCTACAGCAGGTTTATCGCCTGCTTCAAAACTGGTAATAACATTTTTTAAACGCTCATCGGCATTGGTTTGGTAATCGGTATAAACTTTAAATTCCTGATAGCATTTCAACCAGTTAAAATAGGTTTCAATGGCATTATATAGTACCTCATTAGTAGTCAGACTTTGTTTGTTAAGACTAATATCTTTATAAAGCTTGGCTTGTTTTAGGGTTGCCATACGTTCATTGGCTAAAAATCCTTTGGCTAACGACATGGAAACACCGGCACTGTACAAGCCATCTTCAGGAACTTTTGATTCCGGATTAAGGTAGTAGCCTTCATTATTTTCGTAATTAGCTTTAAGTTCAATCCCGTACCAAGTAGGAATTTTAAAGGCAGCGTTTAACTTATCGTAATATTCAGTTCCTGTGAATTTCTTTTTACTATAATCGACTTCTATTTTAGGGTCGAAAGCACCACGTGCTTTAAGAAGTTTTATTTCTCCCTCGGAAGCGATTAGCTGTGCCTGTTTCACAATAGGATGGTATTGTTTTACATAACCTAAATACTCTTCCAGGCTAAAAATACTATCAGTTGATGTTTGCGCCTGAACTGAAAAGAACAAACCGAACATATACAACAGAAGAGATAATGTTTTAAGTTTTGTAAAATGTATGTTTTTCAAAATCATTATGTAGAATTAAATGATTGGATTTATTTCTTTTCTTCACTTTTTTTAGAATCATCTTCACCTTCTGGAACATAAAAGTTAGGAGGGAAGCTGTTTATTTGTCGCCAGATTTCAAACCAAATAGGCACATCTTCTAAAAGTGTAATAGTTTGTGCCCCAGAACCAACACGTAAAGCTTCCGGCCACGGACCATAATCTGGATCTCTGTTTATTAGCACACGATACATACCATTTTTGCTGGCAAAGTTTTCGATAGCAACAATGGTTGCGCCATAAGTACCGTAAGAGACATTAGGCCAGCCACTAAATACGATTGCAGGCCAACCTTCAAATTGCACTTGCACGTGCTCTCCTTTATGTAAAAGAGGTAAATCTATTGGTCTAACCCACATTTCGACAGCTAATTCGTAGTTTGCCGGCATAATACCAACTAATGGTTCACCTTCTTTAAAAGTTTCTCCAATTCCTGATTTTATGGCTTTATTGATATAACCATCCTGCGGAGCCGTTATATAAAGTAAACTGTTTCTTTTTTCGTAGTTAGCCAAACTGTTTTCTAATTTTGAAACTTGAGCCTCACTGTCTAAAGCACTCGATTCGGCAGTGTATAAATCACTTTGTGCTTTAGATAGTTTGTCGCCGTAAGTAGCCTTGATGGTTGAGATGTTCAGTTTGGCATTTATCACCTCGTTTTTTGACACCAGCCATTTGTTTTCCTGAGATATGTATTTGGCATTGGCTTCCTGAAGTTTATTTCGGTATTCTTCAACATCTTTAACAGCTTTTAACCCTTGCTCTTGTAACGATACAGTACGCTCAAACTGAGTTTCGGCAATTTTGGCTTTGGTTTTAGCAGCTTCTAAATCAATGCTATCTGATTCTACTTTTAATTTCGACTGGATGTACTTGTTTTTAGCTTGCTCCAACTTTAACTGTTGTTCCTGTTGTAATGCTGCATACTGATTTTTCAACGCTTGAACTTTTGAACGGTATGCATCAACAGAAGCCGATTTTGCCTTAATCTGGTCACCTGTACGTTCGGTTAGTAAGTCGTCGAAATATTCACTTTTAATTTCCGATATTTTAAGAATGGTATCGCCTTGTTTAACAAAATCACCTTCCTGAACAAACCAAGAATCAATACGTCCCGGAATAGGCGATTGTAACGTTTGTGGACGTTGGTTTGGCTTTAGTGTAGTTACTAAACCTTTACTGGTTACATTCTGTGTCCAGGGTAAAAATAAAATGATAACAACCAATATGGTACTGATTAGCAAAACACGTCTAAACAG includes the following:
- the bglX gene encoding beta-glucosidase BglX produces the protein MKTKYIYKILILLFIFNSSCKENAKGNTEIKPDGIEQKVTSLLAKMTLEEKIGQMNQYNGFWDVTGPMPSSGDAAKKYEHLKKGYVGSMLNVRGVKEVKAVQKIAVEETRLGIPLIIGFDVIHGYETLSPIPLAEASSWDLEAIKKSAEVAAKEAAAAGINWTFAPMVDISRDARWGRVMEGAGEDPFLGSKIAVARVEGFQGDDLSSSETIAACAKHWAGYGFSESGRDYNTVDVGTSTLNNIIFPPFKAAADAGVKTFMNSFNELNGIPATGNAFLQRDILKGKWNYDGFVVSDWGSINEMMAHGFAEDKKAAAKLAVTAGSDMDMESYAYVDELANLVSEGQVDEALIDDAVKRILRVKFELGLFDDPYKYCDSETEKEVIGSKEINDAVLDVAKKSIVLLKNENQILPLKKSGQNIALIGALAADKTSPLGSWRIAAKDSTAISVLEGMQQYSENKLMYAKGADLVYGETTFAKELNINISDKSEFSEAVSVAKSADVVVMVLGEHGFQSGEARSRTNLDLPGVQQELLEAVFSVNKNIVLVLNNGRPLAITWADKHIPAIVEAWQLGTQSGHAIAQVLYGDYNPSGKLPMSFPRHVGQVPIYYNYKNTGRPVIPAPNEVFWSHYTDESNKPLYPFGHGLSYTTFSYSNLQIEKVNEDEVEVSVDVKNTGDVQGKEVVQLYIRDLVASITRPVKELKGFELIALNPYEKRTVKFILTKNELGFFDNSGVFVFESGDFKVFVGGSSETVLEQDFEL
- a CDS encoding TolC family protein, whose translation is MKNIHFTKLKTLSLLLYMFGLFFSVQAQTSTDSIFSLEEYLGYVKQYHPIVKQAQLIASEGEIKLLKARGAFDPKIEVDYSKKKFTGTEYYDKLNAAFKIPTWYGIELKANYENNEGYYLNPESKVPEDGLYSAGVSMSLAKGFLANERMATLKQAKLYKDISLNKQSLTTNEVLYNAIETYFNWLKCYQEFKVYTDYQTNADERLKNVITSFEAGDKPAVDTLEASINYKNRALDVEKSRIKYIKSQLELSNYLWLEDNTPVELDYSLIPDVNSPFIADRVLNSSLLEISDDLLENHPKIQALALQRQQLIFEKRLNNNNLLPKIDVQYNFLTSDYENLNTLNTQNYKAGLNISMPLFLRKERADLKLTKLKLQDIDFNLSSTKVTLLNKINAVQQEIESYEKQSDIVQNLVNDYKQLVVAEEKKFELGEGSLFLINYREAKLIETELKNIEVTNKVLTTKANFAQILNTLED
- a CDS encoding HlyD family secretion protein — encoded protein: MLNISHNKVSELLDLNKYKSGQATQHTNQHNLFRRVLLISTILVVIILFLPWTQNVTSKGLVTTLKPNQRPQTLQSPIPGRIDSWFVQEGDFVKQGDTILKISEIKSEYFDDLLTERTGDQIKAKSASVDAYRSKVQALKNQYAALQQEQQLKLEQAKNKYIQSKLKVESDSIDLEAAKTKAKIAETQFERTVSLQEQGLKAVKDVEEYRNKLQEANAKYISQENKWLVSKNEVINAKLNISTIKATYGDKLSKAQSDLYTAESSALDSEAQVSKLENSLANYEKRNSLLYITAPQDGYINKAIKSGIGETFKEGEPLVGIMPANYELAVEMWVRPIDLPLLHKGEHVQVQFEGWPAIVFSGWPNVSYGTYGATIVAIENFASKNGMYRVLINRDPDYGPWPEALRVGSGAQTITLLEDVPIWFEIWRQINSFPPNFYVPEGEDDSKKSEEKK